In one window of Musa acuminata AAA Group cultivar baxijiao chromosome BXJ3-2, Cavendish_Baxijiao_AAA, whole genome shotgun sequence DNA:
- the LOC103974364 gene encoding kinesin-like protein KIN-5A gives MEGTQNKGGMVPVSPSQTPRPTQKAGRDLRSVEGNGNSHSKYDKDKGVNVQVILRCRPLSEEELRMNTPVVISCNEHRREVSAVQNIANKQIDRTFVFDKVFGPASKQKDLFHQAISPIVNEVLEGYNCTIFAYGQTGTGKTYTMEGGGGRKTKIGEFPSDAGVIPRAVRQIFDILEAQCAEYSMKVTFLELYNEEITDLLAPDDSKSSDDKSKKPIALMEDGKGGVFVRGLEEEVVYTASEIYKILDKGSAKRRTAETLLNKQSSRSHSIFSITIHIKECTPEGEEMIKCGKLNLVDLAGSENISRSGARDGRAREAGEINKSLLTLGRVINALVEHSGHVPYRDSKLTRLLRDSLGGKTKTCIIATISPSIHCLEETLSTLDYAHRAKNIKNKPEINQKMLKSAMIKDLYAEIDRLKQEVFAAREKNGIYVPRDRYLIEEAEKKAMSEKIEHLEHDLDLKDKQLCGLQELYNSQQLLSAELSEKLKKTQKKLEDTEHAFFDLEERYRQANSKIKEKEFLIFNLLKSEKSLVEHAYELRSELENAAADIFGLFSKIERKDKIEDGNRILVQKFRSQLTQQLEILHKTVSASVMQQETQLKEVEEDMQLFVSTKAEATKEIRGHVERLKAMYGSGIKALDDLAVELDKNSQSTFEILNSQVLMHSSTLEDCFKGIALEADRLLHELQLSLSKQEDKLVAFAQQQREGHFRTVEATRSISRIASNFFDTLNIHASTLTKILEESKTVQDKQLRELEKNFEDCAANEEKQLLEKVAEMLAISSARKKKLVQAAVCSLRASAAERTSNLEHEMSTAHKFTSSVKEQWKSYMEETEDHYLEDIAAVENGKLHLDEGLRSCMEKAKLGSQQWRDAQNSLLNLDKVNVASVDSVVRSGLEANQLLRSRLFSAASTTLEDINVANKDLHSSIEYSLKLDHDACTNINCMLVPCCGELRGLRSGHYHKIVEITENTGKCLEEEYMVDVPSCSTPRRRSIDLPSITSIEDLRTPAFEELLKSFWVAKSTSKEANGDVSRSSEMQDPQLQDLRDARFALMAIN, from the exons ATGGAGGGAACTCAGAACAAAGGGGGAATGGTTCCCGTGTCGCCCTCCCAGACGCCGAGGCCGACGCAGAAGGCAGGGAGAGATCTCCGGTCGGTAGAGGGGAATGGGAACTCCCACAGCAAGTATGATAAGGATAAGGGAGTCAATGTGCAAGTCATACTCAGATGCAG ACCATTAAGTGAGGAAGAGCTGAGGATGAACACGCCAGTGGTCATATCATGCAATGAGCACCGGCGAGAAGTTTCTGCTGTTCAGAACATTGCTAACAAGCAAATTGACAGAACTTTTGTGTTTGACAAG GTGTTTGGCCCGGCATCAAAGCAAAAGGATTTGTTTCATCAAGCTATTTCCCCAATAGTTAACGAGGTCCTTGAGGGCTACAATTGTACAATTTTTGCCTATGGGCAAACTGGGACAGGTAAAACTTACACCATGGAAGGAGGAGGTGGAAGAAAAACAAAG ATTGGAGAATTCCCAAGTGATGCAGGAGTTATCCCTAGAGCAGTGCGGCAAATCTTTGACATACTTGAGGCACAGTGTGCTGAATACAGCATGAAAGTCACATTTCTTGAATTATACAATGAAGAGATAACAGATCTTTTGGCCCCTGATGATTCAAAATCATCCGATGACAAGTCGAAGAAGCCTATTGCCCTCATGGAAGATGGGAAGGGAGGTGTTTTTGTGAGAGGACTAGAAGAAGAGGTAGTCTATACAGCTAGTGAAATCTATAAAATCTTGGATAAAGGGTCTGCAAAAAGGCGTACTGCAGAGACTCTACTCAACAAGCAAAGCAGTCGATCTCATTCCATATTTTCTATTACAATTCACATTAAAGAATGTACTCCTGAGGGGGAAGAGATGATCAAATGTGGGAAGCTTAATCTTGTGGATCTTGCTGGTTCAGAGAATATTTCCCGTTCAGGTGCAAGAGAT GGCAGAGCAAGGGAGGCAGGAGAGATCAACAAAAGTTTGCTCACTCTTGGCCGTGTTATTAATGCTCTTGTCGAGCACTCTGGCCATGTTCCTTACAG AGACAGCAAATTGACAAGATTACTAAGAGATTCTCTGGGAGGCAAGACGAAAACCTGCATTATTGCTACCATATCACCTTCCATCCACTGTCTGGAAGAGACTCTGAGCACCTTAGATTATGCACACCGTGCGAAGAATATAAAGAATAAGCCTGAG ATTAATCAAAAGATGTTGAAATCTGCCATGATCAAGGATTTATATGCAGAAATTGACCGTCTTAAACAAG AGGTTTTTGCTGCAAGAGAGAAGAATGGCATTTATGTACCACGGGATCGCTACTTGATTGAAGAAGCTGAGAAAAAG GCCATGAGTGAGAAAATAGAGCATCTGGAACATGATTTGGATTTAAAGGATAAG CAACTGTGTGGGCTTCAAGAGCTTTACAATTCCCAACAACTGTTAAGTGCAGAATTAAGTGAGAAACTAAAGAAAACTCAG AAAAAGCTGGAGGACACTGAACATGCATTTTTTGACCTAGAAGAAAGATACAGACAGGCAAACTCAAagataaaagagaaagagtttttgATATTTAATCTCCTTAAGTCAG AAAAGTCACTTGTTGAGCATGCATATGAGCTTCGGTCAGAGCTAGAAAATGCAGCTGCAGATATTTTTGGCTTGTTTTCCAAAATAG AACGCAAAGATAAGATAGAAGATGGAAACAGAATACTTGTCCAGAAATTCCGGTCTCAGTTGACTCAACAGTTGGAAATTTTGCATAAAACTGTCTCAGCTTCTGTGATGCAACAGGAGACCCAACTGAAAGAAGTGGAAGAAGACATGCAATTGTTTGTCTCTACGAAGGCTGAG GCCACCAAAGAAATCAGAGGGCATGTTGAAAGGCTGAAGGCCATGTATGGATCTGGGATCAAAGCTTTGGATGATTTAGCTGTTGAACTTGACAAAAATTCTCAGTCTACATTTGAAATATTGAATTCACAAGTGCTTATGCACTCTTCTACTCTCGAGGAT TGCTTTAAAGGAATTGCTCTGGAGGCTGATCGATTGCTTCATGAACTTCAATTGAGCCTTTCTAAGCAAGAGGATAAATTAGTTGCATTTGCACAACAGCAGCGTGAG GGACATTTCAGAACTGTGGAAGCAACAAGGTCAATTTCGAGAATTGCTTCAAACTTTTTTGATACACTCAATATTCATGCATCTACATTAACCAAGATTTTGGAAGAGTCAAAAACTGTACAAGACAAACAACTCCGCGAACTCGAGAAAAATTTTGAG GATTGCGCTGCTAATGAAGAAAAACAACTGCTTGAAAAAGTGGCGGAAATGCTGGCCATCTCAAGTGCCCGGAAGAAAAAGCTG GTTCAAGCAGCAGTATGTAGTCTCCGTGCAAGTGCTGCTGAGAGAACAAGTAATCTAGAACATGAAATGTCAACTGCTCACAAATTTACTTCATCTGTGAAAGAACAATGGAAATCTTACATGGAAGAAACTGAAGATCATTATCTTGAGGATATTGCAGCTGTTGAAAATGGCAAGCTCCACCTAGATGAAGGTTTAAGAAGTTG CATGGAAAAGGCAAAACTGGGTTCACAACAATGGAGAGATGCTCAAAATTCCTTGCTAAACCTTGATAAAGTAAATGTGGCATCAGTAGATTCAGTAGTCAG GAGTGGATTGGAAGCCAATCAACTACTGCGGTCTAGGTTGTTTTCTGCTGCCTCGACTACTCTTGAAGACATCAATGTCGCAAATAAGGATCTTCATTCCTCAATTGAAT ATTCGCTGAAACTTGACCACGACGCATGCACAAACATCAATTGTATGCTTGTCCCATGCTGTGGGGAGCTAAGAGGACTGAGGAGTGGACACTACCACAAGATAGTCGAAATTACAGAAAACACAGGAAAGTGCctcgaggaagaatatatg GTGGATGTACCATCATGTTCCACCCCGAGGAGGCGATCAATCGATCTGCCAAGTATCACATCCATCGAAGATCTCAGGACTCCAGCATTCGAAGAGCTGCTGAAATCATTCTGGGTAGCAAAATCTACTTCCAAGGAGGCAAATGGGGATGTGAGTCGCTCTTCAGAGATGCAGGACCCTCAGTTACAGGACTTGAGGGATGCCAGATTTGCTTTAATGGCAATTAATTGA